In Populus alba chromosome 1, ASM523922v2, whole genome shotgun sequence, a single window of DNA contains:
- the LOC118060259 gene encoding pentatricopeptide repeat-containing protein At4g35850, mitochondrial, translating into MKFLLQGAQRSLLRGFGRRYLATSTEQYAKRNYANNLSEYNTVFTSLTAKRRHYLLRDAYDDMVLDGVQPSRDTFHSLIAGTMKGSRLQDAFYFRDEMKTMGLLPDVVLYNFLISTCGKSKNSDQAIKILDEMKNSGVKPNGQTYICLLNACAAAGRLDPVYAIVRDMTSAGVGLNKFCYAGLIAAHKNKTPIAEDVATKIIELVEQSKGWSSVEASTGENAENVMMNVSEEELYNLPTADYVHKRRGFLRKELTVYHVAFHAFTELKNVQAMEVLVEMLKSEKKDPDVFILLQIMRYIS; encoded by the exons atgaaatttcttcttcaag GTGCTCAAAGATCATTGCTCCGCGGCTTCGGAAGGCGATACTTGGCTACTTCAACAGAACAGTACGCCAAACGAAATTATGCAAATAATTTATCAGAGTACAACACTGTTTTCACTTCTCTAACTGCTAAACGCAG GCATTATCTGTTGAGAGATGCATACGATGATATGGTGTTAGACGGAGTGCAGCCGAGTAGAGATACATTTCATTCTTTGATTGCTGGAACAATGAAAGGCTCGCGTTTGCAAGATGCTTTCTATTTTAGAGATGAGATGAAAACTATGGGTTTGCTTCCTGAT GTTGTGTTGTACAACTTTTTGATATCAACCTGCGGGAAAAGCAAGAATTCTGACCAGGCAATTAAG ATTTTGGACGAGATGAAGAATTCTGGAGTGAAGCCGAATGGACAAACCTATATCTGTCTACTTAATGCGTGTGCTGCTGCTGGTCGGTTAGATCCAGT GTATGCAATTGTTCGTGATATGACTTCAGCTGGTGTTGGTTTGAACAAGTTCTGCTATGCAGGACTAATAGCTGCACATAAGAACAAGACACCCATAGCAGAAGATGTAGCTACCAAA ATTATTGAGCTTGTTGAGCAGTCAAAGGGTTGGTCATCAGTTGAAGCATCAACAGGAGAAAATGCTGAAAATGTGATGATGAATGTTTCTGAAGAGGAATTATACAATTTACCAACTGCAGACTATGTTCATAAGCGTCGAGGATTTTTGCGTAAGGAATTGACTGTCTACCATGTGGCCTTTCATGCTTTTACGGAGCTTAAAAATGTTCAG GCTATGGAAGTTCTTGTGGAGATGCTTAAGAGTGAAAAAAAGGATCCTGATGTCTTTATTCTCTTGCAAATAATGAGGTATATTAGTTGA
- the LOC118036928 gene encoding MYB-like transcription factor EOBII translates to MDKSPCNSQDVEVRKGPWTLEEDLILTNYIANHGEGVWNSLAKAAGLKRTGKSCRLRWLNYLRPDLRRGNITPEEQLLIMELHAKLGNRWSKIAKHLPGRTDNEIKNYWRTRIKKHTKQTEPFAAGSSETNEHGSSTCQVSSATDQMETYCPPLYQGDVGAFSGGNIPQELNENYWSMEDLWSMQLLNGD, encoded by the exons ATGGATAAAAGTCCATGCAACTCTCAGGATGTTGAAGTGAGAAAAGGGCCATGGACCTTGGAAGAAGACTTGATCTTAACCAACTACATCGCGAACCATGGTGAAGGTGTATGGAACTCGCTTGCAAAAGCTGCAG GTTTGAAACGTACCGGAAAGAGTTGCAGGCTCCGTTGGCTCAACTACTTGCGGCCTGACCTTCGAAGAGGGAATATTACTCCTGAAGAACAGCTCTTGATCATGGAGCTGCATGCTAAGTTGGGAAACAG GTGGTCGAAAATTGCAAAGCATCTTCCAGGGAGGACCGACAACGAGATAAAGAATTACTGGAGAACTAGAATCAAGAAGCATACTAAGCAAACTGAACCATTTGCGGCGGGGAGTTCTGAGACTAATGAACATGGGAGCAGTACTTGCCAAGTTTCCAGCGCAACCGACCAAATGGAGACGTATTGTCCGCCATTATATCAAGGAGACGTGGGGGCCTTTTCTGGTGGGAATATACCTCAAGAACTGAACGAAAACTATTGGAGCATGGAGGATCTCTGGTCCATGCAACTGCTTAATGgcgattaa
- the LOC118036929 gene encoding peptide deformylase 1B, chloroplastic/mitochondrial isoform X2: MATCTRSSSLSRALLLPYLHSRTQTLCEPIRIARFSSTMKQPRPPSLFVCSQAKRGPFLKQDQVAATSDLEFEAPLKIVEYPDPILRAKNKRIDSFDDNLKKLVDEMFDVMYKTDGIGLSAPQVGINVQLMVFNPADEHGEGDEIVLVNPRVNKYSKKTVLFNEGCLSFPGIYADVKRPESVKIDARDINGARFTVNLSGLPARVFQHEFDHLQGILFFDRMTEEVLDSIRPGLQALEKKYEDKTGFPSPERIETRRLKKVAAGFGKL; the protein is encoded by the exons ATGGCGACTTGCACTCGCAGCTCTTCGCTATCTCGTGCTCTCCTCCTTCCTTATCTCCATAGCCGAACACAAACCTTATGCGAGCCCATCAGAATCGCCCGGTTCAGTTCAACCATGAAGCAACCCAGACCTCCCTCACTATTCGTTTGCAGTCAGGCCAAGCGTGGACCTTTTCTCAAACAAGACCAAGTAGCAGCAACTA GTGATCTTGAATTCGAGGCACCATTAAAAATCGTGGAATATCCAGACCCTATACTCAGAGCCAAAAACAAGCGAATTGATAGTTTTGATGACAATTTAAAGAAGTTAGTTGATGAAATGTTCGATGTCATGTACAA AACTGATGGTATTGGACTCTCCGCCCCGCAAGTAGGAATTAATGTTCAACTTATGGTATTCAATCCAGCTGATGAGCATGGAGAAGGAGACGAAATTGTTCTTGTTAATCCCAGAGTTAATAAGTATTCGAAGAAAACTGTGCTCTTTAATGAAGGTTGCCTATCCTTTCCTGGGATATACGCCGATGTTAAG AGACCAGAATCTGTAAAGATTGATGCAAGGGACATTAATGGTGCAAGGTTTACTGTCAACTTGTCCGGTCTTCCTGCACGGGTTTTCCAGCATGAATTCGACCATTTACAG GGGATTCTGTTCTTTGATAGAATGACTGAAGAAGTTCTTGATAGTATTCGTCCAGGGCTACAG GCCTTGGAAAAGAAGTACGAGGATAAGACTGGATTCCCAAGCCCTGAAAGAATAGAAACACGCAGATTGAAGAAGGTTGCCGCAGGTTTTGGAAAATTATAA
- the LOC118036929 gene encoding peptide deformylase 1B, chloroplastic/mitochondrial isoform X1 → MATCTRSSSLSRALLLPYLHSRTQTLCEPIRIARFSSTMKQPRPPSLFVCSQAKRGPFLKQDQVAATTGDLEFEAPLKIVEYPDPILRAKNKRIDSFDDNLKKLVDEMFDVMYKTDGIGLSAPQVGINVQLMVFNPADEHGEGDEIVLVNPRVNKYSKKTVLFNEGCLSFPGIYADVKRPESVKIDARDINGARFTVNLSGLPARVFQHEFDHLQGILFFDRMTEEVLDSIRPGLQALEKKYEDKTGFPSPERIETRRLKKVAAGFGKL, encoded by the exons ATGGCGACTTGCACTCGCAGCTCTTCGCTATCTCGTGCTCTCCTCCTTCCTTATCTCCATAGCCGAACACAAACCTTATGCGAGCCCATCAGAATCGCCCGGTTCAGTTCAACCATGAAGCAACCCAGACCTCCCTCACTATTCGTTTGCAGTCAGGCCAAGCGTGGACCTTTTCTCAAACAAGACCAAGTAGCAGCAACTA CAGGTGATCTTGAATTCGAGGCACCATTAAAAATCGTGGAATATCCAGACCCTATACTCAGAGCCAAAAACAAGCGAATTGATAGTTTTGATGACAATTTAAAGAAGTTAGTTGATGAAATGTTCGATGTCATGTACAA AACTGATGGTATTGGACTCTCCGCCCCGCAAGTAGGAATTAATGTTCAACTTATGGTATTCAATCCAGCTGATGAGCATGGAGAAGGAGACGAAATTGTTCTTGTTAATCCCAGAGTTAATAAGTATTCGAAGAAAACTGTGCTCTTTAATGAAGGTTGCCTATCCTTTCCTGGGATATACGCCGATGTTAAG AGACCAGAATCTGTAAAGATTGATGCAAGGGACATTAATGGTGCAAGGTTTACTGTCAACTTGTCCGGTCTTCCTGCACGGGTTTTCCAGCATGAATTCGACCATTTACAG GGGATTCTGTTCTTTGATAGAATGACTGAAGAAGTTCTTGATAGTATTCGTCCAGGGCTACAG GCCTTGGAAAAGAAGTACGAGGATAAGACTGGATTCCCAAGCCCTGAAAGAATAGAAACACGCAGATTGAAGAAGGTTGCCGCAGGTTTTGGAAAATTATAA
- the LOC118036929 gene encoding peptide deformylase 1B, chloroplastic/mitochondrial isoform X3 — protein MFDVMYKTDGIGLSAPQVGINVQLMVFNPADEHGEGDEIVLVNPRVNKYSKKTVLFNEGCLSFPGIYADVKRPESVKIDARDINGARFTVNLSGLPARVFQHEFDHLQGILFFDRMTEEVLDSIRPGLQALEKKYEDKTGFPSPERIETRRLKKVAAGFGKL, from the exons ATGTTCGATGTCATGTACAA AACTGATGGTATTGGACTCTCCGCCCCGCAAGTAGGAATTAATGTTCAACTTATGGTATTCAATCCAGCTGATGAGCATGGAGAAGGAGACGAAATTGTTCTTGTTAATCCCAGAGTTAATAAGTATTCGAAGAAAACTGTGCTCTTTAATGAAGGTTGCCTATCCTTTCCTGGGATATACGCCGATGTTAAG AGACCAGAATCTGTAAAGATTGATGCAAGGGACATTAATGGTGCAAGGTTTACTGTCAACTTGTCCGGTCTTCCTGCACGGGTTTTCCAGCATGAATTCGACCATTTACAG GGGATTCTGTTCTTTGATAGAATGACTGAAGAAGTTCTTGATAGTATTCGTCCAGGGCTACAG GCCTTGGAAAAGAAGTACGAGGATAAGACTGGATTCCCAAGCCCTGAAAGAATAGAAACACGCAGATTGAAGAAGGTTGCCGCAGGTTTTGGAAAATTATAA
- the LOC118036937 gene encoding polygalacturonase At1g48100, protein MKFFNLKNYSLIILNIVLFLWSSRFETCHAREGHQWRLKSKFPHGSTAGSSHQHPARSTMSKFPGNNYMWAGETMSTQKEGSSKAFNVLEFGAKGDGKTDDSEAFGATWAAACKVEASTMIVPSGNVFLLHSISFSGTGCGADIVFQLDGKIIAPTTPGAWKSGLLQWIEFTKLNGITIQGKGIIDGQGSVWWNNLPTYDPEDSEGVVSAKMPGTKPTALRFYGSTRVIVTGITIQNSPQTHLKFDGCTTVQVSDFRAASPENSPNTDGIHLENSHDVLIYSSDLSCGDDCVSIQTGCSQVYIHNVNCGPGHGISIGGLGRDNSKACVSNVTVRDVAMLNTLTGVRIKTWQGGSGSVQGVTFSNIQVSGVKTPIMIDQFYCDRSKCQNESSAVAVSDINYINIKGTYASNPVHLACSDNLPCTGISFSAIELNPVQEDRQPFCWNTFGELRSTTVPPINCLQMGKSRKPVVTC, encoded by the exons ATGAAGTTTTTCAATCTCAAAAACTACTCACTCATCATCCTCAACATTGTTCTGTTTCTTTGGTCTTCAAGATTTGAGACTTGCCATGCTAGAGAAGGCCATCAGTGGAGGTTAAAAAGCAAATTCCCCCATGGTAGCACTGCTGGTAGCAGCCATCAGCACCCTGCTCGCAGCACCATGTCGAAGTTTCCTGGTAATAACTACATGTGGGCTGGCGAAACCATGTCAACACAGAAAGAAGGGAGCTCTAAAGCTTTTAATGTGTTGGAATTTGGGGCCAAAGGTGATGGAAAGACAGATGACTCAGAG GCATTTGGGGCAACGTGGGCAGCTGCTTGTAAAGTGGAGGCGTCGACGATGATAGTTCCATCTGGTAATGTTTTCCTTCTCCATTCGATATCTTTTTCAGGTACTGGTTGTGGAGCTGACATTGTATTTCAG TTGGATGGTAAGATCATAGCTCCTACTACTCCTGGAGCTTGGAAATCCGGGCTCTTACAATGGATTGAGTTCACAAAACTTAATGGAATTACTATTCAAGGTAAAGGCATTATTGATGGACAGGGTTCAGTCTGGTGGAACAACTTGCCAACATATGATCCTGAAGACTCAGAG GGTGTTGTGAGTGCAAAAATGCCAGGAACCAAGCCAACG GCTCTAAGATTTTATGGAAGTACTCGTGTGATCGTTACCGGCATCACAATCCAAAACAGTCCTCAAACCCACCTCAAGTTCGACGGTTGCACAACTGTTCAAGTTTCTGATTTCAGAGCAGCATCACCTGAGAACAGCCCTAACACAGACGGAATCCATCTGGAGAACTCCCATGACGTGCTCATTTACAGTTCCGATCTTTCTTGTG GGGACGACTGTGTATCTATACAGACAGGATGCTCACAGGTGTACATACACAATGTTAACTGCGGACCTGGACATGGAATTAGTATTGGAGGGCTGGGAAGAGATAACAGCAAGGCCTGCGTTTCAAACGTCACTGTCCGAGACGTAGCAATGCTCAATACTTTAACTGGTGTCAGAATAAAGACATGGCAG GGAGGCTCTGGCTCAGTACAAGGAGTCACTTTCTCAAACATACAAGTCAGTGGAGTTAAGACACCAATCATGATTGACCAGTTCTACTGTGACAGGAGCAAATGCCAGAATGAATCCTCAGCTGTGGCTGTGTCAGACATAAActacataaatataaaaggcACATACGCATCAAATCCTGTACACTTAGCATGCAGTGATAACCTGCCATGCACTGGAATATCGTTTTCTGCCATAGAACTAAATCCAGTTCAAGAAGACAGACAGCCTTTCTGCTGGAACACATTCGGGGAACTGAGAAGCACCACTGTTCCGCCAATTAACTGCTTACAAATGGGCAAATCAAGAAAACCCGTTGTCACTTGCTGA